A region of Gracilinanus agilis isolate LMUSP501 chromosome 3, AgileGrace, whole genome shotgun sequence DNA encodes the following proteins:
- the LOC123240214 gene encoding muscleblind-like protein 1 isoform X3, with amino-acid sequence MIDTNDNTVTVCMDYIKGRCSREKCKYFHPPAHLQAKIKAAQYQVNQAAAAQAAATAAAMGIPQAVLPPLPKRPALEKTNGATAVFNTGIFQYQQALANMQLQQHTAFLPPGSILCMTPATSVVPMVHGATPATVSAATTSATSVPFAATATANQVCSFTALFLKLKKKKKENNSNGAPSDSPHALGAPTEGRGSRTSVRAVGVLSTSLGVSDVLLVGLALPSVMSRRMLLCLGSEPHGGRSAIPKATQTGFTLAFLTWSEHPTQRFRAPWVAAGGCSKCTG; translated from the exons ATGATTGATACCAATGACAACACTGTCACTGTGTGCATGGATTACATTAAAGGGAGATGCTCTCGGGAAAAGTGCAAATATTTCCACCCTCCTGCCCATCTACAAGCCAAGATCAAGGCTGCCCAATACCAGGTCAACCAGGCTGCGGCTGCCCAGGCAGCAGCTACTGCAGCTGCTATG GGAATCCCTCAAGCTGTTCTTCCCCCATTACCAAAGAGGCCTGCTCTTGAAAAAACCAACGGTGCCACGGCGGTCTTTAATACTGGTATTTTCCAATACCAGCAGGCTCTGGCCAACATGCAGTTACAGCAGCATACAGCCTTTCTCCCACCAG GCTCAATCTTGTGCATGACACCCGCTACAAGTGTTG TTCCCATGGTGCACGGTGCTACGCCAGCCACTGTGTCCGCTGCAACAACATCTGCCACAAGTGTACCCTTCGCTGCAACAGCCACAGCCAACCAGGTTTGCTCATTTACAGCtttgtttcttaaattaaaaaaaaagaaaaaagaaaacaactctaaCGGGGCTCCGTCCGACAGCCCTCACGCACTTGGAGCTCCCACGGAGGGCCGTGGGAGCCGGACGTCCGTGCGGGCTGTGGGGGTGCTTTCGACAAGCTTGGGGGTCTCAGACGTCCTTCTTGTTGGCCTAGCCCTTCCCTCGGTGATGAGCCGCAGGATGCTTCTGTGCCTTGGCTCAGAGCCCCACGGGGGTCGCAGCGCCATCCCTAAAGCCACACAAACTGGATTTACACTAGCATTTCTGACTTGGTCCGAACATCCCACGCAGAGGTTCCGAGCGCCCTGGGTAGCAGCTGGAGGGTGTTCTAAGTGCACAGGATGA
- the LOC123240214 gene encoding muscleblind-like protein 1 isoform X2 — protein MIDTNDNTVTVCMDYIKGRCSREKCKYFHPPAHLQAKIKAAQYQVNQAAAAQAAATAAAMTQSAVKSLKRPLEATFDLGIPQAVLPPLPKRPALEKTNGATAVFNTGIFQYQQALANMQLQQHTAFLPPVPMVHGATPATVSAATTSATSVPFAATATANQVCSFTALFLKLKKKKKENNSNGAPSDSPHALGAPTEGRGSRTSVRAVGVLSTSLGVSDVLLVGLALPSVMSRRMLLCLGSEPHGGRSAIPKATQTGFTLAFLTWSEHPTQRFRAPWVAAGGCSKCTG, from the exons ATGATTGATACCAATGACAACACTGTCACTGTGTGCATGGATTACATTAAAGGGAGATGCTCTCGGGAAAAGTGCAAATATTTCCACCCTCCTGCCCATCTACAAGCCAAGATCAAGGCTGCCCAATACCAGGTCAACCAGGCTGCGGCTGCCCAGGCAGCAGCTACTGCAGCTGCTATG ACTCAGTCGGCTGTCAAATCACTGAAGCGACCCCTCGAGGCAACCTTTGACCTG GGAATCCCTCAAGCTGTTCTTCCCCCATTACCAAAGAGGCCTGCTCTTGAAAAAACCAACGGTGCCACGGCGGTCTTTAATACTGGTATTTTCCAATACCAGCAGGCTCTGGCCAACATGCAGTTACAGCAGCATACAGCCTTTCTCCCACCAG TTCCCATGGTGCACGGTGCTACGCCAGCCACTGTGTCCGCTGCAACAACATCTGCCACAAGTGTACCCTTCGCTGCAACAGCCACAGCCAACCAGGTTTGCTCATTTACAGCtttgtttcttaaattaaaaaaaaagaaaaaagaaaacaactctaaCGGGGCTCCGTCCGACAGCCCTCACGCACTTGGAGCTCCCACGGAGGGCCGTGGGAGCCGGACGTCCGTGCGGGCTGTGGGGGTGCTTTCGACAAGCTTGGGGGTCTCAGACGTCCTTCTTGTTGGCCTAGCCCTTCCCTCGGTGATGAGCCGCAGGATGCTTCTGTGCCTTGGCTCAGAGCCCCACGGGGGTCGCAGCGCCATCCCTAAAGCCACACAAACTGGATTTACACTAGCATTTCTGACTTGGTCCGAACATCCCACGCAGAGGTTCCGAGCGCCCTGGGTAGCAGCTGGAGGGTGTTCTAAGTGCACAGGATGA
- the LOC123240214 gene encoding muscleblind-like protein 1 isoform X4, which translates to MIDTNDNTVTVCMDYIKGRCSREKCKYFHPPAHLQAKIKAAQYQVNQAAAAQAAATAAAMGIPQAVLPPLPKRPALEKTNGATAVFNTGIFQYQQALANMQLQQHTAFLPPVPMVHGATPATVSAATTSATSVPFAATATANQVCSFTALFLKLKKKKKENNSNGAPSDSPHALGAPTEGRGSRTSVRAVGVLSTSLGVSDVLLVGLALPSVMSRRMLLCLGSEPHGGRSAIPKATQTGFTLAFLTWSEHPTQRFRAPWVAAGGCSKCTG; encoded by the exons ATGATTGATACCAATGACAACACTGTCACTGTGTGCATGGATTACATTAAAGGGAGATGCTCTCGGGAAAAGTGCAAATATTTCCACCCTCCTGCCCATCTACAAGCCAAGATCAAGGCTGCCCAATACCAGGTCAACCAGGCTGCGGCTGCCCAGGCAGCAGCTACTGCAGCTGCTATG GGAATCCCTCAAGCTGTTCTTCCCCCATTACCAAAGAGGCCTGCTCTTGAAAAAACCAACGGTGCCACGGCGGTCTTTAATACTGGTATTTTCCAATACCAGCAGGCTCTGGCCAACATGCAGTTACAGCAGCATACAGCCTTTCTCCCACCAG TTCCCATGGTGCACGGTGCTACGCCAGCCACTGTGTCCGCTGCAACAACATCTGCCACAAGTGTACCCTTCGCTGCAACAGCCACAGCCAACCAGGTTTGCTCATTTACAGCtttgtttcttaaattaaaaaaaaagaaaaaagaaaacaactctaaCGGGGCTCCGTCCGACAGCCCTCACGCACTTGGAGCTCCCACGGAGGGCCGTGGGAGCCGGACGTCCGTGCGGGCTGTGGGGGTGCTTTCGACAAGCTTGGGGGTCTCAGACGTCCTTCTTGTTGGCCTAGCCCTTCCCTCGGTGATGAGCCGCAGGATGCTTCTGTGCCTTGGCTCAGAGCCCCACGGGGGTCGCAGCGCCATCCCTAAAGCCACACAAACTGGATTTACACTAGCATTTCTGACTTGGTCCGAACATCCCACGCAGAGGTTCCGAGCGCCCTGGGTAGCAGCTGGAGGGTGTTCTAAGTGCACAGGATGA
- the LOC123240214 gene encoding muscleblind-like protein 1 isoform X1 encodes MIDTNDNTVTVCMDYIKGRCSREKCKYFHPPAHLQAKIKAAQYQVNQAAAAQAAATAAAMTQSAVKSLKRPLEATFDLGIPQAVLPPLPKRPALEKTNGATAVFNTGIFQYQQALANMQLQQHTAFLPPGSILCMTPATSVVPMVHGATPATVSAATTSATSVPFAATATANQVCSFTALFLKLKKKKKENNSNGAPSDSPHALGAPTEGRGSRTSVRAVGVLSTSLGVSDVLLVGLALPSVMSRRMLLCLGSEPHGGRSAIPKATQTGFTLAFLTWSEHPTQRFRAPWVAAGGCSKCTG; translated from the exons ATGATTGATACCAATGACAACACTGTCACTGTGTGCATGGATTACATTAAAGGGAGATGCTCTCGGGAAAAGTGCAAATATTTCCACCCTCCTGCCCATCTACAAGCCAAGATCAAGGCTGCCCAATACCAGGTCAACCAGGCTGCGGCTGCCCAGGCAGCAGCTACTGCAGCTGCTATG ACTCAGTCGGCTGTCAAATCACTGAAGCGACCCCTCGAGGCAACCTTTGACCTG GGAATCCCTCAAGCTGTTCTTCCCCCATTACCAAAGAGGCCTGCTCTTGAAAAAACCAACGGTGCCACGGCGGTCTTTAATACTGGTATTTTCCAATACCAGCAGGCTCTGGCCAACATGCAGTTACAGCAGCATACAGCCTTTCTCCCACCAG GCTCAATCTTGTGCATGACACCCGCTACAAGTGTTG TTCCCATGGTGCACGGTGCTACGCCAGCCACTGTGTCCGCTGCAACAACATCTGCCACAAGTGTACCCTTCGCTGCAACAGCCACAGCCAACCAGGTTTGCTCATTTACAGCtttgtttcttaaattaaaaaaaaagaaaaaagaaaacaactctaaCGGGGCTCCGTCCGACAGCCCTCACGCACTTGGAGCTCCCACGGAGGGCCGTGGGAGCCGGACGTCCGTGCGGGCTGTGGGGGTGCTTTCGACAAGCTTGGGGGTCTCAGACGTCCTTCTTGTTGGCCTAGCCCTTCCCTCGGTGATGAGCCGCAGGATGCTTCTGTGCCTTGGCTCAGAGCCCCACGGGGGTCGCAGCGCCATCCCTAAAGCCACACAAACTGGATTTACACTAGCATTTCTGACTTGGTCCGAACATCCCACGCAGAGGTTCCGAGCGCCCTGGGTAGCAGCTGGAGGGTGTTCTAAGTGCACAGGATGA